In the Camelus bactrianus isolate YW-2024 breed Bactrian camel chromosome 17, ASM4877302v1, whole genome shotgun sequence genome, one interval contains:
- the LAMB2 gene encoding laminin subunit beta-2 isoform X1, whose amino-acid sequence MMLCSCPRSTPFFASCHASQLCSKSPDSEQVEGPLDRQRTEWGISQGPTQAEMERASGERGRDLRGQLGPWELRLGLLLSVLATALAQALAPDVPGCLRGSCYPATGDLLVGRADRLTASSTCGLHGPQPYCIVSHLQDEKKCFLCDSRRPFSAKHNPNSHRIQNVVTSFAPQRRAAWWQSENGVPVVTIQLDLEAEFHFTHLIMTFKTFRPAAMLVERSADFGHTWHVYRYFSYDCGADFPGVPLAPPRHWDDVVCESRYSEIEPSTEGEVIYRVLDPSIPIPDPYSPRIQNLLKITNLRVNLTRLHTLGDNLLDPRREIREKYYYALYELVVRGNCFCYGHASQCAPAPGAPAHAEGMVHGACVCKHNTRGLNCEQCQDFYHDLPWHPAEDGHSHACRKCECHGHAHSCHFDMAIYLASGNVSGGVCDGCQHNTAGHHCELCRPFFYRDPTKDLRDPAVCRPCDCDPMGSQDGGRCDPHDDPALGLVSGQCRCKEHVVGSRCQQCRDGFFGLSASDPLGCQRCQCDTRGTVPGGTPCDRSSGACFCKRLVTGRSCSRCLPGHWGLSHDLLGCRPCDCDVGGALDPQCNEATGQCRCRQHMVGRRCEQVQPGYFRPFLDHLTWEAEEARGQGLDVVERLATRGGTPSWTGPGFVRLREGQSLEFLVSSVPRAMDYDLLLRLEPQVPEQWAEVELTVQRPGPVSAHSPCGHVLPKDDHIPGTLRPGTRYMVLPKPVCLEPGISYKLHLKLVRTGGGAQPEAPYSGPSLLIDSLVLLPRVLVLEMFSGGDAAALERRATFERYRCHEEGLMPSKTLPSEACGPLLISLSTFLYNGALPCQCDPQGSLSSECNPHGGQCLCKPAVAGRRCDLCAPGYYGFGPTGCQACQCSPEGALSGLCDATSGQCPCRTGAFGLRCDRCQRGQWGFPSCQPCVCNGHADECDTHTGACLGCRDHTGGEHCERCIAGFHGDPRLPYGGQCRPCPCPEGPGSRRHFATSCHRDGYSQQIVCHCRAGYTGLRCEACAPGHFGDPSRPGGWCQPCECSGNIDPTDPDACDPHTGQCLHCLHHTEGPRCARCKPGFHGQAARQSCHRCTCNLLGTDPQQCPSTDRCNCDPSSGQCPCLPNVQGPSCDRCAPNFWNLTSGRGCQPCACHPSRARGPTCNEFTGQCHCHPGFGGRTCSECQELHWGDPGLQCRACDCDPRGIDTPQCHRSTGHCSCRPGVSGVRCDQCARGFSGVFPACHPCHACFGDWDRMVQDLASRTRRLEQWAQELQQTGVLGAFESSFQHMQEKLATVQGIVGARNTSAASTAQIVEATEELRREIGEATEHLTQLEAELTDVQDENFNANHALSSLERDGLALNLTLRQLDQHLDLLKHSNFLGAYDSIRHAHSLSAEAERRANMSALAVPSPVSNSAGTRHQTEALMGAQREDFNRKYMANQRALDELSARTHTLSLTGINELVCGSPGDAPCATSPCGGAGCRDEDGQPRCGGLSCSGAAAMADLALGRARHTQAELQRALAEGGGILSQVAETRRQAGEAQQRAQAALDKANASRGQAEQANQELRELIQSVKDFLSQEGADPDSIEMVATRVLELSIPASPEQIQHLAGEIAERVRSLADVDTILARTVGDVRQAEQLLKDARRARSRAEGEKQKAETVQEALEEAQRAQGAAQGAIQGAVVDTQDTEQTLHQVQERMAGAEQALSSAGERAQQLDGLLEALKLKRAGNSLAASSAEETAGSAQGRAREAEQLLQGPLSDQYQTVKALAERKAQGVLAAQARAEQLRDEARSLLQAAQDKLQRLQELEGTYEENERALEGKAAQLDGLEARMRSVLQAINLQVQIYNTCQ is encoded by the exons ATGATGTTGTGCTCCTGCCCGAGATCCACTCCATTCTTTGCTTCCTGCCATGCTTCCCAACTTTGCTCAAAGTCGCCAGACTCCGAGCAAGTGGAGGGACCGCTGGACAGACAGAGGACTGAGTGGGGAATCAGCCAAGGACCCACACAGGCAGA GATGGAGCGGGCCTCAGGGGAACGAGGGAGGGACCTGAGGGGACAGCTTGGGCCCTGGGAGCTTCGACTTGGCCTGCTGCTGAGTG TGCTGGCCACcgccctggcccaggccctggccCCGGATGTGCCAGGCTGTTTGCGAGGAAGCTGCTACCCTGCCACGGGTGACCTGCTAGTGGGCCGCGCCGACAGACTGACCGCCTCATCCACCTGTGGCTTGCACGGCCCCCAGCCCTACTGCATCGTCAGTCACCTGCAG GACGAGAAGAAGTGCTTCCTGTGTGACTCCCGGCGCCCCTTCTCTGCTAAACACAACCCAAACAGCCATCGCATCCAGAATGTAGTTACCAGCTTTGCACCACAGCGCCGGGCAGCCTGGTGGCAGTCAGAGAATG GTGTCCCCGTGGTCACCATCCAGCTGGACTTGGAGGCTGAGTTCCATTTCACACACCTCATTATGACCTTCAAG ACATTTCGCCCTGCTGCCATGCTGGTGGAGCGCTCAGCAGACTTTGGACACACCTGGCATGTATACCGATATTTCTCCTATGACTGTGGGGCTGACTTCCCAGGAGTTCCACTGGCCCCTCCACGGCACTGGGATGACGTAGTTTGTGAGTCCCGCTATTCAGAGATCGAGCCATCCACTGAAGGAGAG GTCATCTATCGTGTTCTGGACCCTTCCATCCCTATCCCAGACCCCTATAGCCCACGGATCCAGA ACCTGCTAAAGATCACCAACCTACGGGTGAACCTGACACGGCTACACACGCTGGGGGACAACCTACTTGACCCACGGCGGGAGATCCGAGAGAAGTACTATTATGCCCTCTATGAGCTGGTTGTGCGTGGCAATTGCTTCTGCTATGGACATGCCTCACAGTGTGCACCCGCCCCAGGGGCACCAGCCCATGCTGAAGGCATG GTTCATGGGGCCTGTGTCTGCAAACACAACACCCGTGGCCTTAACTGTGAGCAGTGTCAGGATTTCTATCATGATCTGCCCTGGCATCCAGCTGAGGACGGCCACAGTCATGCCTGCAGGA AGTGCGAATGCCATGGGCATGCCCACAGCTGCCACTTTGACATGGCCATATACTTGGCGTCTGGCAATGTGAGCGGAGGTGTGTGTGATGGATGTCAGCACAACACAGCCGGGCACCACTGTGAGCTCTGCCGGCCCTTCTTCTACCGTGACCCAACCAAGGACCTGCGGGACCCAGCCGTGTGCCGCC CCTGTGATTGTGACCCCATGGGTTCCCAAGATGGTGGCCGCTGTGACCCCCATGATGATCCTGCACTGGGGCTGGTCTCGGGCCAGTGTCGCTGCAAAGAGCATGTGGTGGGCTCTCGCTGCCAGCAATGCCGTGACGGCTTCTTCGGGCTCAGTGCCAGTGATCCTCTAGGCTGCCAGC GATGTCAGTGTGATACACGAGGCACAGTGCCTGGGGGCACCCCTTGTGACCGCAGCAGTGGAGCCTGTTTCTGCAAGCGTCTAGTGACTGGACGTAGCTGCAGCCGCTGCCTG CCTGGCCACTGGGGCCTGAGCCACGACCTGCTCGGCTGCCGTCCATGTGACTGCGACGTGGGTGGTGCCTTGGATCCCCA GTGCAACGAGGCCACAGGTCAGTGCCGCTGCCGCCAGCACATGGTGGGGCGCCGCTGTGAGCAGGTGCAGCCTGGTTACTTCCGGCCCTTTCTTGACCACCTAACTTGGGAGGCTGAGGAAGCCCGAGGGCAG GGGCTTGATGTGGTGGAGCGCCTGGCCACCCGCGGGGGTACTCCGTCCTGGACCGGCCCAGGCTTTGTTAGACTGCGGGAAGGCCAGTCACTGGAGTTCCTGGTGTCCTCTGTACCAAGAGCCATGGACTATGACCTGCTGCTGCGCTTGGAACCCCAG GTGCCGGAGCAATGGGCAGAGGTGGAACTGACAGTGCAGCGCCCAGGACCTGTATCTGCCCACAGCCCATGTGGGCATGTGCTGCCCAAGGATGACCACATCCCAGGGACTCTACGACCAGGCACTAG GTACATGGTGCTTCCCAAACCTGTGTGCCTTGAGCCTGGCATCTCCTACAAGCTGCATCTGAAGCTGGTGCGAACAGGAGGAGGTGCCCAGCCTGAGGCCCCCTATTCTGGACCCAGCCTACTCATTGACTCG CTGGTGCTGCTGCCCCGTGTCCTGGTGCTGGAGATGTTCAGTGGAGGTGATGCTGCGGCTCTGGAGCGCCGTGCCACTTTTGAACGCTACCGCTGCCACGAGGAGGGCCTGATGCCTAGCAAGACCCTTCCCTCTGAGGCCTGTGGCCCCCTCCTCATCAGCCTGTCTACCTTTCTCTACAACGGAGCCCTGC CCTGTCAGTGTGACCCCCAGGGCTCACTGAGTTCTGAGTGCAACCCCCATGGTGGTCAGTGCCTGTGCAAACCTGCAGTAGCTGGGCGCCGCTGTGACCTCTGTGCCCCTGGCTACTATGGCTTTGGCCCCACAGGCTGTCAAG CCTGCCAGTGCAGCCCCGAGGGGGCACTCAGTGGCCTATGTGACGCGACCAGTGGGCAATGCCCCTGCCGAACTGGTGCCTTTGGGCTTCGCTGTGACCGCTGCCAGCGTGGCCAGTGGGGGTTCCCTAGCTGCCAGCCGTGTGTCTGCAACGGGCATGCAGACGAATGTGACACCCACACAGGCGCCTGCCTGGGCTGCCGTGATCACACAGGGGGTGAGCACTGTGAAAG gtGCATTGCTGGCTTCCACGGGGACCCACGACTGCCATATGGGGGCCAGTGCCGGCCCTGTCCCTGCCCCGAAGGCCCTGGGAGCCGGCGGCACTTTGCTACTTCTTGCCATCGGGATGGGTACTCCCAGCAGATCGTGTGCCACTGCAGGGCAGGCTACACAG GGCTGCGATGTGAAGCTTGTGCTCCTGGGCACTTTGGGGACCCATCAAGGCCAGGAGGCTGGTGCCAACCATGTGAATGCAGTGGGAACATTGACCCCACGGACCCTGATGCCTGTGACCCCCACACGGGGCAATGCCTGCACTGCTTACACCACACGGAGGGGCCGCGCTGTGCCCGCTGCAAGCCTGGCTTCCATGGGCAGGCTGCCCGACAGAGCTGCCACC GCTGCACCTGCAACCTGCTGGGCACAGATCCCCAGCAGTGTCCATCCACTGACCGATGCAACTGTGACCCAAGCAGTGGGCAGTGCCCATGCCTCCCCAACGTCCAGGGCCCTAGCTGTGATCGCTGTGCCCCCAACTTCTGGAATCTTACCAGTGGTCGTGGCTGCCAGCCCTGTGCCTGCCACCCAAGCCGAGCCAGAGGCCCCACCTGCAATGAG TTCACAGGACAGTGCCACTGCCATCCTGGCTTTGGTGGGCGAACTTGTTCTGAATGCCAGGAGCTCCACTGGGGAGACCCTGGGTTGCAGTGCCGTG CCTGTGATTGTGACCCTCGTGGAATAGACACACCTCAGTGTCACCGTTCCACAGGCCACTGCAGCTGCCGCCCAGGCGTGTCTGGCGTGCGCTGTGACCAGTGTGCCCGTGGCTTCTCTGGTGTCTTTCCTGCCTGCCACCCCTGCCATGCATGCTTTGGGGACTGGGACCGCATGGTACAGGACCTGGCTTCCCGTACACGGCGCCTGGAACAGTGGGCACAGGAGTTGCAGCAGACGGGTGTGCTGGGTGCTTTTGAGAGCAGCTTCCAGCACATGCAGGAGAAGCTGGCCACTGTGCAGGGCATTGTGGGTGCCCGCAACACCTCAGCTGCCTCCACTGCGCAGATCGTGGAAGCCACAGAGGAGCTGCG GCGTGAAATCGGGGAGGCCACTGAGCACCTGACCCAGCTGGAGGCAGAGCTTACAGATGTGCAGGATGAGAACTTCAATGCCAACCATGCACTAAGCAGTCTAGAGCGAGACGGGCTTGCCCTTAACCTTACACTGCGGCAGCTTGACCAGCATCTAGACCTGCTGAAGCATTCAAACTTCCTGG GTGCGTACGACAGCATCCGCCATGCCCACAGCCTGTCAGCAGAGGCAGAACGTCGTGCCAACATGTCGGCCCTGGCAGTGCCCAGCCCTGTGAGCAACTCAGCAGGCACCCGGCACCAGACAGAGGCGCTGATGGGTGCCCAGAGGGAGGACTTCAACCGCAAATACATGGCCAACCAGCGGGCACTGGACGAGCTTTCTGCCCGTACCCACACCCTGAGCCTGACAGGCATAAATGAACTG GTGTGCGGGTCCCCGGGAGATGCACCGTGTGCTACAAGCCCTTGCGGGGGTGCTGGCTGTCGGGATGAAGATGGGCAGCCCCGCTGTGGGGGCCTCAGCTGCAGTGGGGCAGCAGCCATGGCGGACCTGGCCCTGGGCCGGGCCCGCCACACACAGGCAGAGCTGCAGCGGGCACTGGCAGAAGGTGGTGGCATCCTCAGCCAGGTAGCTGAGACCCGTCGGCAGGCAGGCGAAGCACAGCAGCGGGCCCAGGCAGCCCTGGACAAGGCTAATGCTTCCAGGGGACAGGCGGAACAGGCCAACCAGGAACTGCGGGAACTTATCCAGAGTGTGAAGGACTTCCTCAGCC AGGAGGGGGCTGATCCTGATAGCATTGAGATGGTGGCCACACGGGTGCTAGAGCTCTCCATCCCAGCATCACCTGAGCAGATCCAGCACCTGGCGGGTGAGATTGCAGAGCGGGTCCGGAGCTTGGCAGATGTGGACACCATTCTGGCGCGTACTGTGGGAGACGTCCGTCAGGCAGAGCAGCTACTGAAGGATGCACGGCGGGCACG gAGCCGGGCTGAGGGTGAGAAACAGAAGGCAGAGACAGTACAGGAGGCACTGGAGGAGGCCCAGCGGGCACAAGGTGCTGCTCAGGGTGCAATCCAGGGGGCAGTGGTTGACACACAGGACACAGAGCAGACCCTGCACCAG GTGCAGGAGAGGATGGCAGGTGCAGAGCAGGCACTGAGCTCTGCAGGCGAGCGGGCTCAGCAATTGGATGGTCTCCTGGAAGCTCTTAAGTTGAAACGAGCAGGGAATAGCCTGGCAGCCTCTAGTGCTGAAGAAACAGCAGGCAGTGCCCAGGGTCGTGCCAGGGAAGCTGAACAG CTGCTGCAGGGCCCACTAAGTGACCAGTACCAGACAGTGAAGGCCCTGGCTGAGCGCAAGGCCCAGGGTGTGCTGGCTGCGCAGGCACGGGCAGAGCAACTGCGGGATGAGGCTCGGAGCTTGCTGCAAGCTGCTCAAGACAAGCTACAGCGGCTGCAAG AGCTGGAGGGCACTTATGAGGAGAACGAGCGGGCTTTGGAGGGCAAAGCGGCTCAACTAGACGGGCTGGAGGCCAGGATGCGCAGCGTGCTTCAGGCCATCAACTTGCAGGTCCAGATCTACAACACCTGCCAGTGA
- the LAMB2 gene encoding laminin subunit beta-2 isoform X2 gives MMLCSCPRSTPFFASCHASQLCSKSPDSEQVEGPLDRQRTEWGISQGPTQAEMERASGERGRDLRGQLGPWELRLGLLLSVLATALAQALAPDVPGCLRGSCYPATGDLLVGRADRLTASSTCGLHGPQPYCIVSHLQDEKKCFLCDSRRPFSAKHNPNSHRIQNVVTSFAPQRRAAWWQSENGVPVVTIQLDLEAEFHFTHLIMTFKTFRPAAMLVERSADFGHTWHVYRYFSYDCGADFPGVPLAPPRHWDDVVCESRYSEIEPSTEGEVIYRVLDPSIPIPDPYSPRIQNLLKITNLRVNLTRLHTLGDNLLDPRREIREKYYYALYELVVRGNCFCYGHASQCAPAPGAPAHAEGMVHGACVCKHNTRGLNCEQCQDFYHDLPWHPAEDGHSHACRKCECHGHAHSCHFDMAIYLASGNVSGGVCDGCQHNTAGHHCELCRPFFYRDPTKDLRDPAVCRPCDCDPMGSQDGGRCDPHDDPALGLVSGQCRCKEHVVGSRCQQCRDGFFGLSASDPLGCQRCQCDTRGTVPGGTPCDRSSGACFCKRLVTGRSCSRCLPGHWGLSHDLLGCRPCDCDVGGALDPQCNEATGQCRCRQHMVGRRCEQVQPGYFRPFLDHLTWEAEEARGQGLDVVERLATRGGTPSWTGPGFVRLREGQSLEFLVSSVPRAMDYDLLLRLEPQVPEQWAEVELTVQRPGPVSAHSPCGHVLPKDDHIPGTLRPGTRYMVLPKPVCLEPGISYKLHLKLVRTGGGAQPEAPYSGPSLLIDSLVLLPRVLVLEMFSGGDAAALERRATFERYRCHEEGLMPSKTLPSEACGPLLISLSTFLYNGALPCQCDPQGSLSSECNPHGGQCLCKPAVAGRRCDLCAPGYYGFGPTGCQACQCSPEGALSGLCDATSGQCPCRTGAFGLRCDRCQRGQWGFPSCQPCVCNGHADECDTHTGACLGCRDHTGGEHCERCIAGFHGDPRLPYGGQCRPCPCPEGPGSRRHFATSCHRDGYSQQIVCHCRAGYTGCTCNLLGTDPQQCPSTDRCNCDPSSGQCPCLPNVQGPSCDRCAPNFWNLTSGRGCQPCACHPSRARGPTCNEFTGQCHCHPGFGGRTCSECQELHWGDPGLQCRACDCDPRGIDTPQCHRSTGHCSCRPGVSGVRCDQCARGFSGVFPACHPCHACFGDWDRMVQDLASRTRRLEQWAQELQQTGVLGAFESSFQHMQEKLATVQGIVGARNTSAASTAQIVEATEELRREIGEATEHLTQLEAELTDVQDENFNANHALSSLERDGLALNLTLRQLDQHLDLLKHSNFLGAYDSIRHAHSLSAEAERRANMSALAVPSPVSNSAGTRHQTEALMGAQREDFNRKYMANQRALDELSARTHTLSLTGINELVCGSPGDAPCATSPCGGAGCRDEDGQPRCGGLSCSGAAAMADLALGRARHTQAELQRALAEGGGILSQVAETRRQAGEAQQRAQAALDKANASRGQAEQANQELRELIQSVKDFLSQEGADPDSIEMVATRVLELSIPASPEQIQHLAGEIAERVRSLADVDTILARTVGDVRQAEQLLKDARRARSRAEGEKQKAETVQEALEEAQRAQGAAQGAIQGAVVDTQDTEQTLHQVQERMAGAEQALSSAGERAQQLDGLLEALKLKRAGNSLAASSAEETAGSAQGRAREAEQLLQGPLSDQYQTVKALAERKAQGVLAAQARAEQLRDEARSLLQAAQDKLQRLQELEGTYEENERALEGKAAQLDGLEARMRSVLQAINLQVQIYNTCQ, from the exons ATGATGTTGTGCTCCTGCCCGAGATCCACTCCATTCTTTGCTTCCTGCCATGCTTCCCAACTTTGCTCAAAGTCGCCAGACTCCGAGCAAGTGGAGGGACCGCTGGACAGACAGAGGACTGAGTGGGGAATCAGCCAAGGACCCACACAGGCAGA GATGGAGCGGGCCTCAGGGGAACGAGGGAGGGACCTGAGGGGACAGCTTGGGCCCTGGGAGCTTCGACTTGGCCTGCTGCTGAGTG TGCTGGCCACcgccctggcccaggccctggccCCGGATGTGCCAGGCTGTTTGCGAGGAAGCTGCTACCCTGCCACGGGTGACCTGCTAGTGGGCCGCGCCGACAGACTGACCGCCTCATCCACCTGTGGCTTGCACGGCCCCCAGCCCTACTGCATCGTCAGTCACCTGCAG GACGAGAAGAAGTGCTTCCTGTGTGACTCCCGGCGCCCCTTCTCTGCTAAACACAACCCAAACAGCCATCGCATCCAGAATGTAGTTACCAGCTTTGCACCACAGCGCCGGGCAGCCTGGTGGCAGTCAGAGAATG GTGTCCCCGTGGTCACCATCCAGCTGGACTTGGAGGCTGAGTTCCATTTCACACACCTCATTATGACCTTCAAG ACATTTCGCCCTGCTGCCATGCTGGTGGAGCGCTCAGCAGACTTTGGACACACCTGGCATGTATACCGATATTTCTCCTATGACTGTGGGGCTGACTTCCCAGGAGTTCCACTGGCCCCTCCACGGCACTGGGATGACGTAGTTTGTGAGTCCCGCTATTCAGAGATCGAGCCATCCACTGAAGGAGAG GTCATCTATCGTGTTCTGGACCCTTCCATCCCTATCCCAGACCCCTATAGCCCACGGATCCAGA ACCTGCTAAAGATCACCAACCTACGGGTGAACCTGACACGGCTACACACGCTGGGGGACAACCTACTTGACCCACGGCGGGAGATCCGAGAGAAGTACTATTATGCCCTCTATGAGCTGGTTGTGCGTGGCAATTGCTTCTGCTATGGACATGCCTCACAGTGTGCACCCGCCCCAGGGGCACCAGCCCATGCTGAAGGCATG GTTCATGGGGCCTGTGTCTGCAAACACAACACCCGTGGCCTTAACTGTGAGCAGTGTCAGGATTTCTATCATGATCTGCCCTGGCATCCAGCTGAGGACGGCCACAGTCATGCCTGCAGGA AGTGCGAATGCCATGGGCATGCCCACAGCTGCCACTTTGACATGGCCATATACTTGGCGTCTGGCAATGTGAGCGGAGGTGTGTGTGATGGATGTCAGCACAACACAGCCGGGCACCACTGTGAGCTCTGCCGGCCCTTCTTCTACCGTGACCCAACCAAGGACCTGCGGGACCCAGCCGTGTGCCGCC CCTGTGATTGTGACCCCATGGGTTCCCAAGATGGTGGCCGCTGTGACCCCCATGATGATCCTGCACTGGGGCTGGTCTCGGGCCAGTGTCGCTGCAAAGAGCATGTGGTGGGCTCTCGCTGCCAGCAATGCCGTGACGGCTTCTTCGGGCTCAGTGCCAGTGATCCTCTAGGCTGCCAGC GATGTCAGTGTGATACACGAGGCACAGTGCCTGGGGGCACCCCTTGTGACCGCAGCAGTGGAGCCTGTTTCTGCAAGCGTCTAGTGACTGGACGTAGCTGCAGCCGCTGCCTG CCTGGCCACTGGGGCCTGAGCCACGACCTGCTCGGCTGCCGTCCATGTGACTGCGACGTGGGTGGTGCCTTGGATCCCCA GTGCAACGAGGCCACAGGTCAGTGCCGCTGCCGCCAGCACATGGTGGGGCGCCGCTGTGAGCAGGTGCAGCCTGGTTACTTCCGGCCCTTTCTTGACCACCTAACTTGGGAGGCTGAGGAAGCCCGAGGGCAG GGGCTTGATGTGGTGGAGCGCCTGGCCACCCGCGGGGGTACTCCGTCCTGGACCGGCCCAGGCTTTGTTAGACTGCGGGAAGGCCAGTCACTGGAGTTCCTGGTGTCCTCTGTACCAAGAGCCATGGACTATGACCTGCTGCTGCGCTTGGAACCCCAG GTGCCGGAGCAATGGGCAGAGGTGGAACTGACAGTGCAGCGCCCAGGACCTGTATCTGCCCACAGCCCATGTGGGCATGTGCTGCCCAAGGATGACCACATCCCAGGGACTCTACGACCAGGCACTAG GTACATGGTGCTTCCCAAACCTGTGTGCCTTGAGCCTGGCATCTCCTACAAGCTGCATCTGAAGCTGGTGCGAACAGGAGGAGGTGCCCAGCCTGAGGCCCCCTATTCTGGACCCAGCCTACTCATTGACTCG CTGGTGCTGCTGCCCCGTGTCCTGGTGCTGGAGATGTTCAGTGGAGGTGATGCTGCGGCTCTGGAGCGCCGTGCCACTTTTGAACGCTACCGCTGCCACGAGGAGGGCCTGATGCCTAGCAAGACCCTTCCCTCTGAGGCCTGTGGCCCCCTCCTCATCAGCCTGTCTACCTTTCTCTACAACGGAGCCCTGC CCTGTCAGTGTGACCCCCAGGGCTCACTGAGTTCTGAGTGCAACCCCCATGGTGGTCAGTGCCTGTGCAAACCTGCAGTAGCTGGGCGCCGCTGTGACCTCTGTGCCCCTGGCTACTATGGCTTTGGCCCCACAGGCTGTCAAG CCTGCCAGTGCAGCCCCGAGGGGGCACTCAGTGGCCTATGTGACGCGACCAGTGGGCAATGCCCCTGCCGAACTGGTGCCTTTGGGCTTCGCTGTGACCGCTGCCAGCGTGGCCAGTGGGGGTTCCCTAGCTGCCAGCCGTGTGTCTGCAACGGGCATGCAGACGAATGTGACACCCACACAGGCGCCTGCCTGGGCTGCCGTGATCACACAGGGGGTGAGCACTGTGAAAG gtGCATTGCTGGCTTCCACGGGGACCCACGACTGCCATATGGGGGCCAGTGCCGGCCCTGTCCCTGCCCCGAAGGCCCTGGGAGCCGGCGGCACTTTGCTACTTCTTGCCATCGGGATGGGTACTCCCAGCAGATCGTGTGCCACTGCAGGGCAGGCTACACAG GCTGCACCTGCAACCTGCTGGGCACAGATCCCCAGCAGTGTCCATCCACTGACCGATGCAACTGTGACCCAAGCAGTGGGCAGTGCCCATGCCTCCCCAACGTCCAGGGCCCTAGCTGTGATCGCTGTGCCCCCAACTTCTGGAATCTTACCAGTGGTCGTGGCTGCCAGCCCTGTGCCTGCCACCCAAGCCGAGCCAGAGGCCCCACCTGCAATGAG TTCACAGGACAGTGCCACTGCCATCCTGGCTTTGGTGGGCGAACTTGTTCTGAATGCCAGGAGCTCCACTGGGGAGACCCTGGGTTGCAGTGCCGTG CCTGTGATTGTGACCCTCGTGGAATAGACACACCTCAGTGTCACCGTTCCACAGGCCACTGCAGCTGCCGCCCAGGCGTGTCTGGCGTGCGCTGTGACCAGTGTGCCCGTGGCTTCTCTGGTGTCTTTCCTGCCTGCCACCCCTGCCATGCATGCTTTGGGGACTGGGACCGCATGGTACAGGACCTGGCTTCCCGTACACGGCGCCTGGAACAGTGGGCACAGGAGTTGCAGCAGACGGGTGTGCTGGGTGCTTTTGAGAGCAGCTTCCAGCACATGCAGGAGAAGCTGGCCACTGTGCAGGGCATTGTGGGTGCCCGCAACACCTCAGCTGCCTCCACTGCGCAGATCGTGGAAGCCACAGAGGAGCTGCG GCGTGAAATCGGGGAGGCCACTGAGCACCTGACCCAGCTGGAGGCAGAGCTTACAGATGTGCAGGATGAGAACTTCAATGCCAACCATGCACTAAGCAGTCTAGAGCGAGACGGGCTTGCCCTTAACCTTACACTGCGGCAGCTTGACCAGCATCTAGACCTGCTGAAGCATTCAAACTTCCTGG GTGCGTACGACAGCATCCGCCATGCCCACAGCCTGTCAGCAGAGGCAGAACGTCGTGCCAACATGTCGGCCCTGGCAGTGCCCAGCCCTGTGAGCAACTCAGCAGGCACCCGGCACCAGACAGAGGCGCTGATGGGTGCCCAGAGGGAGGACTTCAACCGCAAATACATGGCCAACCAGCGGGCACTGGACGAGCTTTCTGCCCGTACCCACACCCTGAGCCTGACAGGCATAAATGAACTG GTGTGCGGGTCCCCGGGAGATGCACCGTGTGCTACAAGCCCTTGCGGGGGTGCTGGCTGTCGGGATGAAGATGGGCAGCCCCGCTGTGGGGGCCTCAGCTGCAGTGGGGCAGCAGCCATGGCGGACCTGGCCCTGGGCCGGGCCCGCCACACACAGGCAGAGCTGCAGCGGGCACTGGCAGAAGGTGGTGGCATCCTCAGCCAGGTAGCTGAGACCCGTCGGCAGGCAGGCGAAGCACAGCAGCGGGCCCAGGCAGCCCTGGACAAGGCTAATGCTTCCAGGGGACAGGCGGAACAGGCCAACCAGGAACTGCGGGAACTTATCCAGAGTGTGAAGGACTTCCTCAGCC AGGAGGGGGCTGATCCTGATAGCATTGAGATGGTGGCCACACGGGTGCTAGAGCTCTCCATCCCAGCATCACCTGAGCAGATCCAGCACCTGGCGGGTGAGATTGCAGAGCGGGTCCGGAGCTTGGCAGATGTGGACACCATTCTGGCGCGTACTGTGGGAGACGTCCGTCAGGCAGAGCAGCTACTGAAGGATGCACGGCGGGCACG gAGCCGGGCTGAGGGTGAGAAACAGAAGGCAGAGACAGTACAGGAGGCACTGGAGGAGGCCCAGCGGGCACAAGGTGCTGCTCAGGGTGCAATCCAGGGGGCAGTGGTTGACACACAGGACACAGAGCAGACCCTGCACCAG GTGCAGGAGAGGATGGCAGGTGCAGAGCAGGCACTGAGCTCTGCAGGCGAGCGGGCTCAGCAATTGGATGGTCTCCTGGAAGCTCTTAAGTTGAAACGAGCAGGGAATAGCCTGGCAGCCTCTAGTGCTGAAGAAACAGCAGGCAGTGCCCAGGGTCGTGCCAGGGAAGCTGAACAG CTGCTGCAGGGCCCACTAAGTGACCAGTACCAGACAGTGAAGGCCCTGGCTGAGCGCAAGGCCCAGGGTGTGCTGGCTGCGCAGGCACGGGCAGAGCAACTGCGGGATGAGGCTCGGAGCTTGCTGCAAGCTGCTCAAGACAAGCTACAGCGGCTGCAAG AGCTGGAGGGCACTTATGAGGAGAACGAGCGGGCTTTGGAGGGCAAAGCGGCTCAACTAGACGGGCTGGAGGCCAGGATGCGCAGCGTGCTTCAGGCCATCAACTTGCAGGTCCAGATCTACAACACCTGCCAGTGA